Proteins found in one Aspergillus puulaauensis MK2 DNA, chromosome 8, nearly complete sequence genomic segment:
- a CDS encoding uncharacterized protein (COG:S;~EggNog:ENOG410PKXC;~InterPro:IPR000073,IPR029058;~MEROPS:MER0000441;~PFAM:PF08386,PF00561;~SECRETED:SignalP(1-17)): MKGFFFVAATVCRLATALSLRSSPNVTIDDWSSLPPSPDLKWVPCLQNYTCAKLQVPLDYGDPSRGTTGIAFLKLPAKHTTNDTQSILINPGGPGGSGIETLLSDGSTLAEIVQGRHDIVGFDTRGVGQSGPVVDCWPGNPAARAQFESLYYPDTSDTSSTSIGRQYAAADIFGTACTDTVGGSNGTAAFVSTPAVARDMLSFVKAEHAGGKRDGKLWYFGVSYGTVLGATFAHLFPGHVGRMVLDGVDDAEDYYRLGWKANLYDTDKALGSFIDTCFEAGPKNCSFWSDGARNIRERLDTLLQDLKDQPIPIPTSDACPLPMLATYSDLKQLILQAMYAPLQQFPTLADVLSSLEQGNTSAYAAAITSGSIPANPCNYNYTETATEDINTLIACTDGVAGHGHQQSFQDISQFKTYVDDLTEQSSFFGEVWPKTANAILCRSLDVSPPKTGRLAETILETRHTANPILFATSEIDPVTPKRGAHKMSSVFPGSTVLTQNSTGHAAIVSATTCLVGHLEKYFLHGQLPPANTTCQPDVKPFQESL; the protein is encoded by the exons ATGAAGGGTTTCTTCTTCGTAGCAGCTACTGTCTGCAGGCTGGCCACTGCGCTTTCTCTTCGATCCTCTCCGAATGTCACCATCGATGACTGGAGTTCT CTCCCACCATCGCCAGATCTCAAATGGGTCCCATGTTTACAGAACTACACCTGCGCCAAGCTCCAAGTCCCCCTCGACTACGGAGATCCATCGCGAGGCACGACAGGAATCGCCTTCTTAAAGCTCCCAGCTAAACACACCACCAACGACACGCAGAGCATATTAATCAACCCAGGCGGACCGGGCGGCTCAGGAATCGAGACACTCCTCTCCGATGGAAGCACTCTAGCAGAAATCGTGCAAGGCCGTCACGACATCGTCGGCTTCGACACGAGAGGTGTCGGACAAAGTGGCCCAGTTGTTGACTGCTGGCCTGGGAATCCCGCGGCACGGGCGCAGTTTGAGAGCCTATATTATCCTGATACTTCCGATACATCGTCTACCTCTATCGGACGACAATATGCGGCGGCAGATATCTTTGGGACGGCCTGTACTGATACTGTTGGGGGGAGTAATGGTACAGCAGCGTTTGTGAGTACGCCGGCTGTGGCGAGGGATATGCTCTCGTTTGTTAAGGCGGAGCATGCAGGCGGCAAGAGGGATGGGAAGCTGTGGTATTTCGGGGTTAGTTATGGGACGGTTCTGGGCGCCACGTTTGCGCATCTCTTTCCGGGTCATGTTGGCAGGATGGTTCTCgatggcgttgacgatgCGGAGGACTACTACAGGCTTGGATGGAAAGCAAACCTGTATGACACTGACAAGGCGCTCGGCTCATTCATCGATACATGCTTCGAAGCCGGTCCAAAGAACTGTTCATTCTGGAGCGATGGTGCACGGAATATCAGGGAAAGACTGGATACGTTGTTGCAGGACCTGAAGGACCAGCCTATTCCTATTCCCACCTCAGATGCCTGTCCACTGCCGATGCTGGCGACATACTCCGATCTCAAACAGCTCATCCTGCAGGCGATGTACGCACCGCTGCAACAATTCCCAACCCTCGCGGATGTTCTTTCATCCTTGGAGCAGGGCAATACCTCAGCTTATGCAGCTGCTATTACCAGCGGCTCAATACCTGCGAATCCATGCAACTACAATTACACAGAAACAGCTACAGAGGACATCAACACATTGATCGCGTGCACCGATGGGGTAGctggccatggccatcaacaGTCCTTCCAGGATATATCCCAATTCAAGACCTATGTCGACGACTTGACCGAACAGAGCagcttcttcggcgaggtTTGGCCGAAGACCGCCAACGCGATCCTGTGTAGGTCTTTGGATGTATCTCCGCCAAAGACTGGTAGACTGGCAGAGACTATTCTCGAAACTAGACACACGGCGAACCCGATACTGTTTGCCACTTCGGAAATTGACCCTGTCACACCTAAGAGAGG GGCTCATAAAATGTCCTCCGTCTTCCCGGGCTCTACGGTCCTGACCCAGAATTCAACCGGGCATGCTGCGATTGTCAGTGCTACGACGTGTCTGGTGGGACATCTCGAGAAATATTTCCTACACGGGCAGCTCCCTCCTGCTAATACGACTTGTCAGCCGGATGTGAAGCCTTTCCAAGAGAGTCTTTga
- a CDS encoding glycoside hydrolase family 2 protein (CAZy:GH2;~COG:G;~EggNog:ENOG410PMBT;~InterPro:IPR006103,IPR017853,IPR006104,IPR036156, IPR008979,IPR006102,IPR013783;~PFAM:PF02837;~go_function: GO:0004553 - hydrolase activity, hydrolyzing O-glycosyl compounds [Evidence IEA];~go_process: GO:0005975 - carbohydrate metabolic process [Evidence IEA]), giving the protein MPPTYPRPDFLRKSLTWASLNGPWSFTFDDTNTGLSQNWPSTGLPPTHSTQITVPYAFQTPASGINLQEAHEVIWYERRIKDIRTEHDRTAGNRLLLRFGAVDYEAEVWVDGVSVATHRGGYVPFDVDISDSISAPGGEARVTLRVRDSPTDLTQPRGKQYWGPVPESIFYTPTSGIWQNVWVEVVPGVRIRDSSGGTVLRGDDIESGKLRGEIAVSQPGSGGYTITVTTALAGAVVGKAKVDIPVNQVSGAFEVDVRVAEGAVPKEGIFAGEGVWYNGVALWAPEHPVLYDVVLQLAGPDGTVVDEVQTTVGMRSVTWENGDGTFRLNGKPYFQMLCLDQGYWPETGLTPPSAEALKEDIILAKNMGLNGCRKHQKVEDPAFLYYADRLGYLVWGEIGNAYEFSTDYIDRFNDEWAQVVQRDRNHPSVVVWTPVNESWAYKNLKDNAQERSHIRSLYKTTKSLDPSRPINDNCGWEHVQTDLTTYHDYSDSAELATICSKMEGGILSRKLNGEMFLDPITQGSTVTDPGSKHKPGAPVICSEMGGVNIAPAKGAQASSRDWGYTTAADPNDLLARLEKLFMAVVKGGHSCGFVYTQLSDIEQEVNGLYSYDRREKVPAARVKALMDAAADYYYKKVAPAS; this is encoded by the exons ATGCCCCCAACATACCCCCGCCCCGACTTCCTCCGCAAATCCCTAACCTGGGCCTCCCTCAACGGCCCCTGGTCCTTCACCTTCgacgacaccaacaccggTCTCTCCCAGAACTGGCCATCCACGGGTCTCCCCCCAACGCACTCAACCCAAATCACCGTCCCCTACGCCTTCCAAACCCCCGCCTCGGGAATAAACCTACAAGAAGCCCACGAAGTCATCTGGTACGAGCGGCGCATCAAGGACATCCGCACCGAGCACGACCGCACAGCAGGGAaccgtctcctcctccgcttcgGCGCCGTCGACTACGAAGCTGAGGTCTGGGTTGACGGGGTTTCTGTCGCGACACACCGGGGCGGATACGTGCCCTTTGACGTGGACATATCGGATTCTATCTCTGCGCCCGGCGGTGAAGCCCGCGTGACGCTGCGTGTTCGCGACTCCCCGACGGATCTTACACAGCCCCGCGGGAAGCAGTACTGGGGCCCTGTGCCGGAGAGTATCTTCTATACGCCGACGAGCGGGATCTGGCAGAATGTTTGGGTGGAGGTTGTGCCGGGTGTGAGGATTCGGGATAGTAGTGGGGGGACGGTGTTGAGGGGGGATGATATCGAGAGTGGGAAGTTGAGGGGGGAGATTGCTGTTTCACAGCCTGGTAGCGGGGGATATACTATTACTGTTACAACAGCATTGGCTGGGGCTGTGGTTGGGAAGGCGAAGGTTGATATTCCGGTAAATCAGGTATCCGGCGCCTTTGAGGTGGATGTGCGTGTTGCTGAGGGCGCTGTTCCGAAGGAGGGCATCTTTGCTGGTGAAGGGGTGTGGTATAATGGCGTCGCACTGTGGGCGCCTGAGCATCCGGTTCTGTATGATGTTGTTCTGCAACTGGCTGGTCCGGATGGAACTGTAGTCGACGAGGTGCAGACGACTGTTGGCATGCGAAGCGTCACCTGGGAGAATGGGGATGGCACATTCCGACTGAATGGCAAGCCGTACTTCCAGATGCTCTGTCTAGACCAGGGATACTGGCCTGAGACAGGCCTGACTCCTCCATCCGCAGAGGCATTGAAGGAGGATATCATCCTTGCGAAGAACATGGGCCTTAACGGGTGCAGAAAGCACCAGAAGGTCGAAGACCCGGCCTTCCTTTACTATGCAGACCGACTCGGATATCTGGTCTGGGGCGAAATTGGAAACGCGTACGAGTTCAGCACAGACTACATCGACAGATTCAACGACGAGTGGGCGCAGGTCGTCCAGCGCGACCGAAACCATCCGAGTGTCGTTGTCTGGACTCCGGTGAATGAGAGCTGGGCGTACAAGAACCTGAAGGACAACGCGCAGGAACGCAGCCATATCCGGTCCCTCTACAAGACCACCAA ATCCCTCGATCCCTCTCGCCCTATCAACGACAACTGCGGCTGGGAGCACGTCCAGACAGACCTGACAACATATCACGACTACAGCGACTCCGCAGAACTCGCCACCATCTGCTCCAAGATGGAAGGCGGAATTCTTTCACGGAAGCTCAACGGCGAGATGTTCCTGGATCCAATCACCCAAGGCTCGACGGTCACCGATCCCGGCTCGAAACATAAGCCCGGCGCCCCAGTGATCTGCTCGGAGATGGGCGGCGTCAATATCGCCCCGGCAAAAGGGGCTCAGGCGTCCTCCCGGGATTGGGGATATACGACGGCCGCCGATCCGAACGATTTGCTTGCTCGGTTGGAGAAGTTGTTTATGGCTGTCGTCAAGGGCGGACATTCGTGTGGATTTGTTTATACTCAGCT GTCCGATATTGAACAAGAAGTAAACGGGCTGTACTCGTATGACCGGAGGGAGAAGGTTCCTGCTGCCAGAGTCAAGGCGCTCATGGACGCAGCGGCGGATTATTACTACAAGAAGGTTGCACCTGCATCCTGA
- a CDS encoding uncharacterized protein (COG:S;~EggNog:ENOG410Q91D;~InterPro:IPR036864,IPR007219,IPR001138;~PFAM:PF00172,PF04082;~go_function: GO:0000981 - DNA-binding transcription factor activity, RNA polymerase II-specific [Evidence IEA];~go_function: GO:0003677 - DNA binding [Evidence IEA];~go_function: GO:0008270 - zinc ion binding [Evidence IEA];~go_process: GO:0006351 - transcription, DNA-templated [Evidence IEA];~go_process: GO:0006355 - regulation of transcription, DNA-templated [Evidence IEA]), with protein sequence MGSQGKRPDSTCRTCKGCRLKKVRCDGIRPRCRSCRVRDQPCEYPPDARRSATRGKKEDIRQQQAQLEEVRNSITWRESHLPSPGVSVEVSRDVSGGPSRVCGSSGLNERPVQASLPESHCSPLFLDPRDETTDSQRLVTRGNSDTPAEASQSNEPVRVLSPESAADNNEEQVYGATSLLRIQSLQGILRSPPACSGSAVPSCDKIAQQELISAAAIGRQAELTIFSMPTVGQNIDFDGIPKDLGMHLLGLHWNRQHLSYLLSYRPAIMDSLINNGPYVNKLLLNAIFYSSCLYSDQCCSYLRDPNPQESAARFYNRFKILLPNYLERPTMPTIVALLLCGSTLVPQGKQSVGWTFCGMAYRMLIDLGYHLDIPATTQMDLPTTLSTTELEIRRRVFWGAYVCDKFQSIFLGRSPALSASVGTISREYLDTYEELEEWRPYTEELSNLDSNAAAYRGRPSYALSTFRNLIPLCTIASRIIEEFYSPRVNCSPESSLLQARLEIRGLLDDWRSSLPPHLRFDPNADMTPPPHQITPHTTYWTLVILLEQPFVQHDDSPVESESQKEGVEKCIEAAIQIWRLVEAYREAFTLRRAQYSISYATYCAALVMLKQCPRDRVGYIQCVHFFWDALLEFQRGCSAGLKKPLKLLKSLMTCFGNVVRDNDTNRPDGRQAPDLDIQDNECITAFDPGSWGDLGLDALSDEFSFANNMTFDFFI encoded by the exons ATGGGCAGCCAGGGAAAACGACCCGATAGCACATGTCGCACCTGTAAGGGATGTCGTCTGAAAAAG GTGCGATGTGATGGCATCCGTCCTCGCTGCAGATCATGTCGCGTGCGAGACCAGCCGTGCGAGTATCCGCCGGACGCCCGTCGATCTGCGACtcggggaaagaaagaagatatcAGACAACAGCAGGCACAGCTGGAAGAAGTCCGCAACAGCATTACCTGGCGAGAAAGCCACCTCCCTTCTCCGGGGGTCTCGGTGGAAGTCTCCAGGGATGTTAGCGGTGGGCCCAGCCGGGTCTGTGGCAGTAGTGGCTTGAATGAACGGCCTGTCCAGGCCTCTTTGCCTGAGTCGCACTGCTCACCTCTCTTTCTAGATCCTAGGGATGAGACCACCGATTCTCAGCGTCTAGTGACGAGGGGAAATTCAGATACACCAGCAGAAGCGTCTCAGTCCAACGAACCAGTTCGAGTCCTATCTCCGGAATCCGCGGCGGATAACAATGAGGAACAAGTCTATGGTGCCACCAGTCTCCTCCGCATACAGTCCCTACAAGGAATTTTGAGATCTCCTCCTGCATGCTCTGGAAGCGCCGTACCGTCCTGTGACAAAATAGCACAGCAAGAACTCATCTCTGCCGCAGCAATCGGCAGACAGGCCGAGctgaccatcttctccatgcCGACGGTCGGCCAAAACATTGACTTCGACGGCATACCCAAAGACCTGGGGATGCACCTACTTGGTCTACACTGGAACCGACAGCACCTATCATACCTTCTTTCATACCGCCCTGCCATCATGGATAGCTTGATTAACAATGGTCCATACGTCAATAAACTTCTTCTCAACGCTATCTTCTATTCCAGCTGTCTTTACAGTGACCAGTGCTGCTCGTATCTGAGAGACCCGAATCCACAAGAAAGTGCAGCGAGATTCTACAATCGCTTCAAAATCCTCCTTCCCAATTATCTCGAAAGGCCCACAATGCCCACAATCGTGGCACTTTTGTTGTGCGGCTCTACCCTGGTGCCCCAGGGTAAACAAAGTGTCGGATGGACATTTTGCGGAATGGCATATAGAATGTTGATCGATCTTGGATATCATCTTGATATCCCGGCTACCACGCAGATGGATTTGCCTACGACACTCTCTACTACGGAGCTCGAAATTCGCAGAAGAGTATTCTGGGGGGCTTATGTGTGCGATAAATTCCAGTCCATCTTCCTTGGACGATCCCCCGCCCTCTCCGCCTCGGTAGGGACCATTTCCAGGGAATACCTCGACACCTAcgaagagttggaggagtggaggCCTTATACAGAAGAACTGAGCAATTTAGATTCCAATGCCGCTGCCTATAGGGGGCGGCCTTCATATGCGCTTAGCACGTTCAGAAACCTGATCCCTCTGTGCACTATCGCCTCGCGGATTATCGAGGAGTTCTATTCCCCTCGTGTAAACTGCTCCCCTGAGTCAAGTTTGCTCCAGGCCAGACTGGAGATCAGAGGCTTGCTAGATGATTGGAGATCTTCCCTCCCACCACATTTGCGTTTCGATCCGAACGCCGATATGACCCCCCCGCCACACCAGATCACACCACA CACAACCTATTGGACTTTGGTAATTCTCCTCGAACAACCATTCGTCCAGCACGATGACTCTCCTGTAGAATCCGAATCGCAGAAGGAGGGAGTTGAAAAATGCATCGAAGCAGCAATTCAAATTTGGAGACTGGTTGAAGCATATAGGGAAGCCTTTACACTTCGAAGGGCCCAATATAGCATATCATACGCTACATACTGCGCTGCCCTAGTTATGCTGAAACAATGCCCTCGGGATCGCGTCGGATATATCCAATGCGTTCACTTTTTCTGGGATGCACTTCTCGAGTTCCAGAGAGGCTGTAGTGCGGGCCTGAAAAAGCCTCTGAAGTTATTGAAATCCCTGATGACCTGCTTCGGGAATGTGGTGCGCGATAACGACACCAATCGCCCCGATGGTAGACAGGCGCCCGACCTTGATA TCCAAGACAACGAGTGTATTACTGCTTTTGACCCCGGTAGTTGGGGTGACCTGGGATTGGACGCCCTGTCAGATGAATTTTCATTCGCAAACAATATGACATTCGACTTCTTCATATAA
- a CDS encoding putative beta-galactosidase (CAZy:GH2;~COG:G;~EggNog:ENOG410PKSF;~InterPro:IPR006103,IPR006102,IPR006101,IPR006104, IPR036156,IPR008979,IPR017853,IPR013783,IPR014718, IPR011013,IPR023933,IPR004199,IPR032312,IPR023230, IPR023232;~PFAM:PF02929,PF16353,PF00703,PF02836,PF02837;~go_component: GO:0009341 - beta-galactosidase complex [Evidence IEA];~go_function: GO:0003824 - catalytic activity [Evidence IEA];~go_function: GO:0004553 - hydrolase activity, hydrolyzing O-glycosyl compounds [Evidence IEA];~go_function: GO:0004565 - beta-galactosidase activity [Evidence IEA];~go_function: GO:0016798 - hydrolase activity, acting on glycosyl bonds [Evidence IEA];~go_function: GO:0030246 - carbohydrate binding [Evidence IEA];~go_process: GO:0005975 - carbohydrate metabolic process [Evidence IEA]) encodes MTTESPNDWENPKVFQRNRLKPRAYWIPDTSLSLNGNWDFNYVSSPLLAPSPSHSSEEKHIAEEADLQWKPIAVPGHWQLQGYGRPNYTNVIFPFPVNPPYVPSENPTGTYKRTFLVPSDWDESSQIRLRFDGVDSAYHVWVNGAEVGYAQGSRNPAEFDISHIVKRGEENEVFVRVYQWSDGSYIEDQDQWWLSGIFRDVTLIAFPSAARIEDFHLKTVLDKDYVDAQLEVSVDLVSTEESTVTATLFDPFNDYKILISQDKTLHESKGTVNLVLPVSNPKKWTAETPSLYDLELTLHTTTNPSTPIQKITHRVGFRQVELLNGNITVNGKPVLFRGVNRHDHHPVYGRSVPLSFLKNDLLLMKKHNINSVRCCHYPSHPALFSLCDELGLWVMDEADLECHGFYDAVARPLDIPESMDYEQRKRLTFAQAAEFTSHNPDWKDAYLDRAVQMVARDRNYPSVVIWSLGNEAFYGQNHAAMYEYIKSVDPTRPVHYEGDMEAKTADMYSYMYPSVSRIERLAVEEGDGFTKPIVLCEYGHAMGNAPGALEEYMAAFRGHRRLQGGWIWEWANHGLWDEEKGHYGYGGDFGDEPNDGSFVLDGLLFSDHTPTPGLVELRKAYAPVYGWVEGGVVHVENRHDFAGLDGLQAVYKVQTLGEQSRVIAAGTLDLPDIQPGNTGTLPLPPIHSSKAESEVWLTVTFTTKHDSPWSDANYEIAWFQHRLDSSSSLTRISPTANFPVTVTSTKAQHTITGADFTISFSRTTGSLTAWHIHNQEILSPTHPALTPGFWRPPTDNDIPHDLGEWRRYGLDTLTSSLRQLTINQVNTSTIEIITDTFISPPILAWGFQTTTTYRITGDGAVTVRAHIRPTGAKPKDLPRIGLDLYLADRLDRTGWFGLGPGESYADKKNSQKVGIYSAATAELHTPYEVPQEGGNRMETRWLRLGDGRGGGVRIVRDTASSSASEHDENWGSFQWLATRYSPEAIEKAKHANELVPEPQVRVRLDVASCGVGTGACGPTTLDKYRVPCEEREFGFRIEPFIGDWI; translated from the exons ATGACTACAGAATCTCCCAACGACTGGGAAAACCCCAAAGTCTTCCAGCGCAATCGCCTAAAGCCCCGCGCGTACTGGATTCCTGATACATCGCTGTCACTGAATGGCAACTGGGACTTTAATTACGTTTCCTCGCCACTGCTtgccccttctccttcgcacTCAAGCGAGGAGAAGCACATCGCAGAAGAAGCCGATCTACAATGGAAGCCCATAGCTGTGCCCGGACACTGGCAGCTACAGGGGTACGGCCGGCCCAACTATACAAACGTGATCTTTCCATTCCCAGTCAATCCGCCATACGTGCCGAGCGAGAATCCGACTGGGACATACAAGCGAACATTCCTCGTCCCCTCGGACTGGGATGAGTCCTCGCAGATCCGTCTGCGCTTTGATGGCGTGGACAGTGCTTACCATGTCTGGGTCAATGGGGCCGAAGTTGGATATGCCCAGGGTAGCCGAAACCCAGCTGAGTTTGATATCTCTCATATTGTGAAGAGGGGTGAAGAAAATGAGGTCTTTGTTCGTGTTTACCAGTGGTCGGATGGGTCTTATATCGAGGACCAGGATCAGTGGTGGCTGTCTG GAATATTCCGCGATGTTACTCTGATTGCCttcccttctgctgctcgGATTGAGGACTTCCATCTCAAAACGGTTCTAGACAAGGACTATGTCGACGCACAGCTTGAAGTGTCTGTTGATCTGGTTTCCACCGAGGAGAGCACAGTCACCGCGACTCTCTTCGACCCTTTCAACGACTACAAGATCCTCATATCGCAGGATAAAACACTACATGAATCCAAAGGAACGGTCAATCTCGTTCTACCCGTTAGCAACCCCAAGAAATGGACCGCAGAGACGCCCTCCCTGTACGATCTCGAACTCACCCTCCAcacaaccaccaacccctccaccccaaTCCAAAAAATAACCCACCGAGTCGGCTTCCGCCAGGTCGAACTCCTCAATGGCAATATAACCGTAAACGGCAAACCTGTCCTCTTCCGCGGCGTCAACcgccacgaccaccaccCCGTCTACGGCCGCTCCGTCCCCCTCTCGTTCCTAAAGaacgacctcctcctcatgaAGAAACACAACATCAACTCCGTCCGCTGCTGCCACTACCCCTCTCACCCAGCGCTGTTCTCGCTCTGCGACGAGCTAGGCCTGTGGGTCATGGACGAAGCAGACCTCGAGTGCCACGGGTTCTACGACGCCGTCGCCAGACCGCTCGATATCCCCGAGAGCATGGACTACGAGCAGCGCAAGCGGCTGACGTTTGCGCAGGCGGCCGAGTTTACGTCGCATAATCCGGACTGGAAGGATGCGTATCTGGATCGGGCGGTGCAGATGGTGGCCAGGGATAGGAATTACCCATCTGTTGTTATTTGGTCGCTGGGCAATGAGGCGTTTTATGGGCAGAATCACGCCGCTATGTATGAGTATATTAAGAGCGTGGATCCGACCAGACCGGTGCATTATGAGGGTGATATGGAGGCGAAGACGGCGGATATGTATTCGTACATGTACCCGAGTGTATCGCGGATCGAGAGGCTGGCGGTGGAAGAAGGGGATGGTTTCACGAAGCCGATTGTGTTATGTGAGTATGGCCATGCGATGGGGAATGCGCCGGGGGCTTTGGAGGAGTATATGGCTGCTTTCCGAGGTCATCGGCGATTGCAGGGAGGGTGGATTTGGGAGTGGGCGAACCATGGCTTgtgggatgaggagaagggcCATTATGGGTATGGCGGGGACTTTGGGGATGAGCCTAATGATGGCAGTTTCGTGCTTGATGGGCTGCTGTTCAGTGATCATACGCCAACGCCTGGACTTGTGGAGCTGAGGAAGGCCTATGCTCCTGTGtatggctgggttgagggGGGTGTGGTTCATGTTGAGAATAGGCATGACTTTGCTGGACTGGACGGTTTGCAGGCTGTTTACAAGGTTCAGACTTTGGGTGAACA ATCGAGAGTCATCGCCGCCGGGACTCTGGACCTCCCTGATATCCAGCCCGGAAATACGGGGACACTTCCCCTGCCTCCTATACATTCATCCAAGGCAGAGTCTGAGGTATGGCTAACGGTCACCTTTACAACAAAGCATGACTCCCCCTGGTCCGATGCCAACTACGAAATCGCCTGGTTCCAGCACCGTCTTGACTCCTCGTCATCTTTGACCAGGATATCTCCCACAGCCAACTTCCCAGTGACTGTCACCTCAACAAAAGCCCAGCACACCATAACCGGGGCAGACTTCACCATCTCATTCTCCCGCACCACCGGCTCACTCACAGCCTGGCATATCCACAACCAAGAAATCCTCTCGCCAACTCACCCCGCCCTAACCCCAGGCTTCTGGCGCCCTCCAACAGACAACGACATCCCCCACGACCTAGGCGAATGGCGCCGCTACGGCCTCGACACACTAACATCGTCCCTGCGGCAGCTAACAATCAACCAAGTCAATACATCAACCATCGAAATCATAACAGACACATTCATCTCCCCACCGATTCTAGCCTGGGGGttccaaacaacaaccacgTACCGCATAACCGGCGACGGGGCAGTCACGGTACGTGCCCATATCAGACCAACCGGTGCAAAGCCAAAGGATCTCCCTCGCATCGGGCTCGATCTGTATCTCGCGGACCGGCTGGACAGGACGGGTTGGTTTGGCCTTGGTCCTGGTGAATCATACGCCGATAAGAAGAATTCTCAGAAGGTGGGTATTTACTCCGCCGCTACGGCAGAACTACACACCCCGTATGAAGTGCCCCAGGAAGGCGGGAATAGGATGGAGACGCGGTGGCTACGACTGGGTGATGGACGGGGAGGGGGGGTTCGCATTGTCCGGGATACGGCTTCTAGTTCTGCATCTGAGCATGACGAAAATTGGGGTTCTTTCCAGTGGCTTGCGACGCGGTACAGTCCCGAGGCTATTGAGAAGGCTAAGCATGCGAATGAGCTGGTTCCTGAACCTCAGGTTCGGGTCAGGCTTGATGTTGCGAGTTGTGGGGTTGGTACTGGTGCGTGTGGGCCTACGACGCTGGACAAGTATAGGGTTCCCTGCGAGGAGAGGGAGTTTGGGTTTAGGATTGAGCCGTTTATTGGGGATTGGATATAG